In the genome of Theropithecus gelada isolate Dixy chromosome 19, Tgel_1.0, whole genome shotgun sequence, the window cctgcctcggccccccaaagagctgggattacaagcatgagccgccacacctggctaacacTCAGCCAATGTTTTaggagggtgggtcacctgaggtcaggagttcgagaccagcctgaccaacatggtgaaaccccgtctctactaaaaatacaaacattagccaggcgtggtggcgggtgcctgtaatcccaactactcaggaggctgaggcaggagaattgtttgaacccaggaggcagaggttgcagtgagctgagacggcaccattgcattccagcctgggtgacagggggagactctgtctcaaataaataaataaataaataaataaataaataaaattttaaaaagaaaagaaaagaaaagcaaaaaaacaaaaacgaaagaaagtgattggccgggcgcggtggctcaagcctgtaatcccagcactttgggaggccgagacgggcggatcacgaggtcaggagttcgagaccatcctggctaacacggtgaaaccccgtctctactaaaaaatacaaaaaactagccaggcgaggtggtgggcgcctgtagtcccagctactcgggaggctgaggcaggagaatggcgtaaaaacccgggaggcggagcttgcaatgagctgagatccggccactgcactccagcgtgggcgacacagcgagactccgtctcaaaaaaaaaaaaaaaaaaaaaagaaagtgatcgAACTAGGACTCAAATCCGGAAGCAAGAACTCTGTGAGAGGAGTCAGGGGTTGCCAAACACTAACTTAGGTCTTCACGCCCATCTGGGTGGGCCTGCCAGAATAAAGGTGTGGAATAGAACAGGAATGAGGAAGCTCTTTATGTTCACAGCATCTtgtgtgagaaaaacaaaaaagcagaatgTATAGTATGTACTCCTTgtgttaacaaaaagaaaaatgtattcccCGCAGCAGCATCTCAGGAAAGGCGCAGGCGAGACTGGGGACATTCGTACCCGGTTCGGGGGTGTGGGATCGGATGGCAGGGAGGACTTTCACTCTCTGTATTCTTTCCAGTGTTGTATTGTGATTACacagtcaaaaaataaaactgaaaatttagaAATTGTGTTTATGCTTATGTAAGCACAGACTCATCTCTTGGAGGAAGcacaacatttttttgtttttttttaaacgaaaAAAAGGccggtgcagtgactcacgcctgtcatcccagcactttgggaggctgaggtgggcggatcacttgaggtcaggagtttgagactagcctgggtcaacatgatgaaaccccgtctccactaaaaataccaaaattagccaggtgtggtggtacgtgcctgtaatcccagctactagggaagctgaggcaggagggtcgcttgaacctgggaggcagaggttgaagtgagccgagattgtgccactgcactccagccttggtgacagagccagactctttcaaaaattagaaaaggaaaaaaaaaaaaaaaatctgtgatacCAATGCTTTGTCTATTGTGGTGCAGTAGGATGGGGAACTTCAGGGCCAGGGGAGGGATAGGAGGACTTagcttttcaccataggccagaTGGACCTATTGGGTGCTGTCctatgattatataaaaataaaacactgctggccgggcgcggtggctcaagcctgtaatcccagcactttgggaggccgaggcgggcggatcacgaggtcaggagatcgagaccatcctggctaacatggtgaaaccccgtctctactaaaaatacaaaaaactagccgggcgtggtggcgggcgcctgtagtcccagctactcggaggctgaggcaggagaatggcctgaacctgggaggcggagcttgcagtgagccgagatcgcgccactgcactccagcctgggcgacacagcgcgagactccgtctcaaaaaaaaaaataaataaaaaataaataaataaaacactgctGGTATAATGGATTGTAATGCAGATGGGTCAAAGAATGAGTCAATTGCACACATACTGTCATGGAAGGAGCGCTGAGACCTGATCAGAGAGGCAgcatggaaaaggaaaataaatccattCAAGGAAAATCCAAGGctgagtctgtaatcccagagctttggaaggccgaagtgggagaatcacttgaggccagagcaATATATCAAGATACCAAGATATTGGCCAGTCCgggttcacacctgtcatcctagcactttgggaggccgaggcgggtggatcacttgaggtcaggagttcaagaccagcctggccaacatggtgaaacctcatctctactaaaaatacaaaaattaaccaggtatggtggcatacacctgtaatcccagctacttgggaggctgaggcaagagaattgcttgaacccaggaggtggaggttgcagtgagctgagatcgtgccactgcactccagcctgggcaacagagcaagactctgtctcagaaaaaaaaaaaaaaaggaaggttgcagcagctcacgcctgtaatcccagcattttgggaggccaaagcaggcagatcacgaggtcaagagattgagaccatcccggccaacatggtgaaaccccgtctctagtaaaaatacaaaaattagctgggcgtgatggcacatgcttgtagtctcagctactcaggaggctgagacaagagaatcacttgaacctgggagggggaggttgtagtgagccgagattgcaccactgcactccagcctgggtgacagagggagactccgtcccccctaccccccccaaaaaaaagttaCCAAGATATCAACATATCAACaaatcatctctacaaaaattagaaaaattggctgggtgtggtgtggagcgcttgtagtcctagctactcaagaggttgagaggcaggattgcttgagcccaggagtttgaggctgcaatgagctatgatcctaccactgcactccggcctgggcaacagagtgaaatcctgtctttaaaaaaaaaaaaaaaaaaaaaaggctgagcatggtggctcacgcctgtaatcccagcactttgtgaggctgagggggtgctgatcacttgaggtcaggactttgaggccagcctggccaacatggtgaaaccccatctctatactaagaatacaaaaattagccgggtatggtggcacacgcctgttatctcaactactcggaaggctgagtatcgcttgaacctgggtggtgaagggtgcagtgagccaagatcgcaccactgcactccagcttgggtgatagagtgagactctatctgaaacaaaaaaagcccaagactTTGGGAAAAGTTTGCATGTGGGTGCACCAGATATCTGACCAAGATAAGCCAAGTAGTGGCTTTTGAGCAAAAAAATGCATGTGCAAGAAGTCTTTGGGTCCTATTACCACTAAGATTTTGCCCTCAAAATCCCACTGCCCCACTCCTCACACTGCTACCTGGTAGGTTGCTGGGCCGTGTATTTTGTGAAGTTCCATACCTTAAGGCTTCGTGCACTTTTGTGTTTGTGACACTTCAGTATGCAGTTCACAGGGACCTGATGTACAATGGAGACTTGGGGGTGGGGATGGCAGCCCTGGGATTTGTGTCACCAATGAGGTCAGGTCAGTTCCGCAATGTGACCTTGGTGCCTGGGATACCTTGGTAAACATCTCTTAGCTCTGATATTCCACGGTCACCTCCTGACTGGGGTGGTGCCTCCTGGCTTAATGTGGCTGCTCTTCAAAGTCACCCCTGCAATGTCTTTGGGGAAAAGCCCTCTAGACTTGAGTCTGTCCAACAGTTACCACTGACCACATACATGTGTGGCTGCTGAGCAACTGAAGTGTGGCAGGACTGAGGAACTGATTCTATTCTGATTGAATCTATAAGATGTTGAAATAAATGGTATATAGAACATTCTAGTCATCGCAGAAAGTTCTCCTGGACTGGCAGGGCTGCCCCTAGACTGTTTTCAGCGCTTAAACTGTTTCAGTGGGAAGGGAAAGCAACTCTTAGCTTGACACTTTTGTCTTTGAGaaacagccttgctctgtcacccaggctggagtgcagtggtgggatcttcgctcactgcaacctctgcttcccaggttcaagtgattcccctgcctcagcctcctgagtagctggtactacaggcacgtgccaccacacctggctacttttttcgtatttttaatagagacagggtttcaccatgttggccaggctggtctgaaactcctgacctcaggtgatctgcccgtcttggcctcccaaagtgctgggattacaggtgtgagccactgcacctggcccagtttgACTTTTGGATATTGtgttttagttttgagacaggatctcactttgtcacccaggttggagtgcagtggcacgaacacagctcactgctgcctccacctcttgggctcaagtgatcctcctgcctcagtcccataaatagctgggcctacaggtgtacGCTGCCACCCCCAgctgaatttttacattttttgtagagatggggtttcacaatgttgccccggctggtctcaaactcctgagctcaagtcatctgcccaccttggcctcccaaagtgctgggattacaggcctgagccacttgCTCCTGGTCTATATACAGTGTTCCCACTTTAGAACACTTTGTATCAAAGCAGCAATACCTTGTTTTAAGCCTGAGTAACTACTTACCTTATAATTAaaccagttattttaaaaaagttacaaaGTAAAAGCAGCTTCAGTGGCCTGCAAATAAAGCCAAGGCAGGAAATGTCTTCTCTAGGCCTTGAGCTCTGGTTTGGCCAGCCTTCAGGACACCCAGCCCATTCTAGCAGGAAAGGAGTGATAGGGAATTAAGAGGCCAAACCCTGGGTTGGCCCCTTGGCCCCAGAGCCAAGGTTCACTAAAAAGGCCAGGGGCCCTGAAGAAAGGCAGGGGAATTAGgagccagaccctgcctcccCGCACCTCTACTTTAACTGCAACCTTCACCAAAAAACGATCCCCAAGGCCACTGTGCTTGAGTCTCTGGTTTCTTGGACCCAGAGTCTCGGTGGAAGTTCTCCAACCCACTTATGGCCCAGGAAGGGAGACTTACCTTTCCCTTGCAGGGTACTTGCCTCCCGCccatcccaccctcccaccttgaCTGCATTTGGAGGGATGCCCAGGTCCCCAAATCCACCCCCAAAACCAGCAGAACCCTCAAACAGAGTCGCAGGACCGCTCCCCTGAGGTTTAGCATCAGTCTTTAATGCTGTCACGCTGCATTGACAAGTCACACACTTTGGTCTCATGTTGGCAGTGGCAACTTACAATGAGTCTAAAGGTCTGAGCACCAGACTGGCCTCCAGCGAACAGACATTTGTTCCaactccccttccctccccaagATTTCTTCAGAATTTCATTATGGCCCTATACAGAGAGCAGTGGCTGCCGGGGACAGGTTTTATTTGAGTGTACACCAACTATACATGgaattataaaataacatatttacagACGTTCCACAGTGCTCCTGTAATCAGAAGCAAAGACCCTTTTATCAAAAGGGATTATATCTAGGGCTGTGCAAAATTCAAAAGGATCAGATCCCTTTGAAAGAGTCCATAGtccatgaaacaaaaaattacctgggccaCTGGTAAGCCCCAGGTGTGCCAAGATTGCCTTACGGAAATGGAGAATGTGACCCACAAAGTGAGGACATTCAGCTTCACTAGAGCCAGAGGTCAGGAGGGCCCTTGCTGGGGCCAGGCTCCCGGACACTCAAGGCAGAGGTGGCTGCACTTGCTGGAGTCACTCGCTGGAGGCTGGCTCCCTTGGTCCTGCTGGAACAAGAGGTATTGCTTGTGGGCACCAGCCAGGCAGTTCTGCAGGAATAGTTTAGGTTCCCAATTTGAGATGGCCAAAGAGAGGACAGAATTCTCCAGGGGAAGAGCAAGACATGGgagacaaatacagaataaacCACGAACTGATCACACAACAGAAAACAGAGGAGTGTACAGGGTCTGGGAACCAAGACAGCAGGTCGACATTATCTACCAGTCAAAAGCAAAGGGACACGGAGGGATCAAGTCCAGCTGCTGGTCTGCCTCTCACCCCTGGACAGGGACTGGAGGAGGAGGATGTGGGCCCATCCCGGGAGGGCTGCCGGACCCAGTGGGGCAGACTGGAATGCCTTTTCCTGCTGTTCCCACCACCTGATGCCCTATCGCTCGAAAAACCACTTTAGTCTAGTGTACGACTTTGAAAGATTGTAATATATGCTCTGGAAAACATTCAGCAGTATGAAAGTCCTCCCTGGGCCCTCCCATGGTCCACAATTGGTAGAAAGGTCCAGAAATCCTTGAGCTCTGGAAAGGTCCCTGGTCAGTCGGAGCTCTGGCAGCTATATTGGAAGGACCTGCTCAAGTACGGTTCTTGATGTCTGGGGAATCCTTTCGGGGAAGATCACTTCAAATTCAATAATGAGGTCCCCACGTTTCTCGGGCGTTTTGGGGAGGGGGAGGCCTTCTCCAGGAACTTTTCGGCGCATGCCAGGCCTGATGACATCTTTGAATACGACGGGTATGGTCCTGCCGTCCAGAGTGGGGACGTTCACTGTGCAGCCACACAGAGCCTTGAAAAGCAAAGGGATAAGCGTTAGAGGGAAGCTGGCTCAAGAGGCTCAGCTCTTGCCCAGAGACCATCTGGCATACAGTAAGACTCATCAGGTCTCTGCAGCCAACACCTGGCCCCCAAATCGACATGTCTCCACCATGAAAGCTCCAGAACAGCACCCTGATCAGTCCTGTTCACTGTGGTGCCCCAAGCCTGGCAAGCGCCACACCCCCAATGCGTGTTCAGCAAAACCTAAATAAACTGCTTCAAAGAGCGGCCATCGCGCTCTGCAGACACCGCCCCACCTGGCACCTTACCTCCCGGAGGCTGATCCTGGCAGGATAAATCACATCAGAGCCATCTCTCTTAAAGATATTGTGTGGCTTGTCCTTTAAAACAAAGACGATATCAGCTGGAATGTTGTTGGAGGTCTGGTCTCCTTCCTTGGGGAAGGTGATTTTGGTCCCTTCTTTCCACCCCTTCTTCACTTCGATGGTCAAGATTTTGTCTTCGTTTCGAATGCTCTTTCCGTCGGGGTTTAGCCGCTTGTGGGAGATTTTCATCTTCTTGGTACAACCGCTGTAGATCTCTTCAAGGGAGACTCGAAGGTCGTGGGTGACTGGGGGATCTTGCTTCTTTCGGGTGGGCTCTTGGGAAGGGCGGGAGCGGCCAAAGTTCACGTTGGTGAAGCCACCCATGCCCATAGGGAAGCCAGAGAACGGGTCATCAATGTCCATGCCTTCCTCCCCGTTCCGCTGCCCAAAAAAGGTGTCAAAGGGATTTCTGCCACCGAAGAACTCAGCAAACATGGCATGAGGGTCTCCATGGAACGTGTAGCTGAAAGAGGTACCATTGGCACCACTGCCGCTACCGCCACTGGGGCCACTGCCCTTTAGGCCTGAAAAGCAGAATTAGAAGCAGTCAGATGGCTGAACAGCAGACTCCCTCTCGAGCTTCCCTTACGGGGGAAAAAAGCTTGGAAGTCATGGGGGAGGAACTTTTTTTAGCCTGCCAGGGGAGAGCAAGGAAGAACCCCAAGCTTCTACCCCTCACTGCAGCAGCAGAGCTGCCCCCCCACCACCAAGTACTTCCGCGTAGCGTGACAGTGGAAAAGGACTCATGCGGTTAGGTGTCCACCTACAGGTGCCACCTGGGCCCTGCCACTCCTGGACTGACCCATCCTCCTGGCAATGTCACCAAGGGATGGCTAAACACACACGGTCCAGGGTCGGCTTTCGGTATTTACTTTCAACATTTTAGGACTACTGATGTGTATGAAGAGTAAAAATacggaaaaaaaaagatggagagtTTTTAAACCCTCACACTAGCATTCACTGCCACCATCCTTGCATAATAAGTCAGTCCCAGATCAAGCCCAGAAACCAGCCCGAGTCATCAAGGCGCACAGGGACAAAAAGCCCCACTCTCCGTCCCCCCAAACCCCCAGGCGGCCCAGCTCTCCGCACCTAGGCAGCCGCTGCCTCCTGCGTGCCCGGCCGGGACCAGGTCATCACTTCCCGGAAATCATCCCAGCCCAGCCCCAAGGCCAGCGAGCGGGGTCGGCGCCCGCATTTACAGCCCCGCGCCCCGCAGCTGAGCCGGAGGCGCCGCCCTGCGGACCCCGGCGGCTGAGCCCAGGTGAGCCCGGGTCCGCAGCAGGCTCCGCCGTGCCGTCCCCGTCGTCACCCCCGGCTCCCCCACCCCCCTGCGCCGCACCCCGGGGCTGCTCGGGGCCGCGGGAAGAGGCGGCCGGGGAGGGGCAGCCCCAGACATGCTAGAAGCTTCTGGGCGAGTGGCTGGGCCAAGGCTCCTCCTCCCACCGCACGGCCGCCAATCCAAGGGCGGAGGCCCGAGCGGCCGGAGGGCGGGGCAGCTCGGCCCCCGGGCCCGGGGCGTCCTTCCCGGGGGGCCGCCGAGAGGGGCCGGTATGCCTCGGTTTCCCTGTCAAACGGCGGGACCGCGCCCCTGGCCGCGCGCACACACCTTCCTCTCCGTAGCGGTCGAAGATCTCGCGCTTGCGCGGGTCGCTGAGCACGTCGTAGGCCTCGGCGATCTCCTTGAACTTCTCCTCGGCGCCGGGCTCCTTGTTCTTGTCCGGGTGGTAGCGCAGCGCCTGGCGGCGGTAGGCCCGCTTGATCTCCTCATCCGACGCGCCGCGGGCCAGGCCCAGCGTCTGGTAGTAGTCTTTGCCCATGGCCCCCCGCTGCGGCCCGCCGACCTGCTGTCGCCGTCCCCCGGCTCCGCCGCCGCCCGGTCCCGGACTCTATATACCCGTCCGGCGGAAGCTTCCAGAGCCCGCCAGCCCCCTCCAGAACCTTCCGACCCGCCCCCCCGCCCGCGGCGCCGGCCAATCGCCGCCACCCTTTCCGTGACACGCGGCATCCGGGGCGGGGCTTTGCCGTCAACGGCCGCCGGCGCGGGGCCACGCCCCCTCCCGCTCCGCCCTCGACAACGCCTCCCCGCGGCGCGCGCACAGGTCGAAGGAGGCCCCGCCCACCTTCCGGGACGAGCCAATCGCGAGCTTCTTTCACACTCTGCACCGCCCCAGCGACCCTGCGTCCCGCCCTCCGCCTGGGTCAGTGGGTCAGGAGCCGTCGCGAAGGTGATGTTCCGGGAAGGGGTGGGGCCTGGGACTACCCTGTCTTTTCCCCAGGAGGTGATAAACCTTCCAGCCCTTGTCTCGCGGGACCTGCGGTGGGCCTCCGCCGGGTGACGCCGGACGAACAGCCTAACCCGTGTCTGCTTAACCCAGGGATCTCTTTCTTTCTACAATATGGCAATAAGAGAACCTGACACGGAGCCTCACGACTGTAATTTCCATCACTTCctgaggccaagacaggagaatctctcgggcctaggagttgg includes:
- the DNAJB1 gene encoding dnaJ homolog subfamily B member 1 isoform X2; this encodes MFAEFFGGRNPFDTFFGQRNGEEGMDIDDPFSGFPMGMGGFTNVNFGRSRPSQEPTRKKQDPPVTHDLRVSLEEIYSGCTKKMKISHKRLNPDGKSIRNEDKILTIEVKKGWKEGTKITFPKEGDQTSNNIPADIVFVLKDKPHNIFKRDGSDVIYPARISLREALCGCTVNVPTLDGRTIPVVFKDVIRPGMRRKVPGEGLPLPKTPEKRGDLIIEFEVIFPERIPQTSRTVLEQVLPI
- the DNAJB1 gene encoding dnaJ homolog subfamily B member 1 isoform X1, whose translation is MGKDYYQTLGLARGASDEEIKRAYRRQALRYHPDKNKEPGAEEKFKEIAEAYDVLSDPRKREIFDRYGEEGLKGSGPSGGSGSGANGTSFSYTFHGDPHAMFAEFFGGRNPFDTFFGQRNGEEGMDIDDPFSGFPMGMGGFTNVNFGRSRPSQEPTRKKQDPPVTHDLRVSLEEIYSGCTKKMKISHKRLNPDGKSIRNEDKILTIEVKKGWKEGTKITFPKEGDQTSNNIPADIVFVLKDKPHNIFKRDGSDVIYPARISLREALCGCTVNVPTLDGRTIPVVFKDVIRPGMRRKVPGEGLPLPKTPEKRGDLIIEFEVIFPERIPQTSRTVLEQVLPI
- the DNAJB1 gene encoding dnaJ homolog subfamily B member 1 isoform X3, which encodes MGKDYYQTLGLARGASDEEIKRAYRRQALRYHPDKNKEPGAEEKFKEIAEAYDVLSDPRKREIFDRYGEEGLKGSGPSGGSGSGANGTSFSYTFHGDPHAMFAEFFGGCTVNVPTLDGRTIPVVFKDVIRPGMRRKVPGEGLPLPKTPEKRGDLIIEFEVIFPERIPQTSRTVLEQVLPI